TTCAGGTGAAGTCCCCCGCGAGCGCCGTGGAGACGAAGCCTCCTAAAATGATGCCGCCGATAAAGTAAAGCCGCCAGTCAAAGGGATTGGTCTTTGAAAAGAAAGGGTGGTTTCTGGTGGGGAGCACGAGCCTGCAGATATTCATGTAGCCCGTCGAGGCCCCCAGCGCGTTGCCCGTCAGCTTGAAGAAAAGAAAGACAAAAAGGCCTATGGCGAGGCCTCCCGCCCACCAGGGCCAGATGTTCACGAAAACCTTCTGATACAAAGACCTCAGCCTCCTTGCGTCTGGTTATTTCCCGCCGGCGCGGGGTCCCCCCCCGCCGGTGCCGCTTCATCGGGCTTTGCTCAAATCCTTCTGCCCGGTCTTGGGCCCATGGACGTTCTGGCAGAGCTCGCATTCCCCCGAGAATCCCGCGGCGGCCCACCCCATCATCCCTCCCGGCACCTGCGCGACGTCAGTGAGTCCCCTGGAGAGCAGTATGCTTGCCGCGAGGCTCGAGCGGTGCCCTGAATTGCAGATGCACACCACCGGCCCCGGGGGGATCTCCCTGTACCGCTCCCGGGTATCGGGCGCCGGCATATGGAGGGTCCCCTCGATATGGAGCTGCTCGTATTCCCGCTGCGCCCGCACGTCAAGGAGCGTGAAGCCTCCCTTTTCCAGCATAGTCCTGAGGGCATGGACGGGAACCTGCTTCACGCTTGCCATGGGAAGACCTGCCATTGCCCAGGCCGCCATGCCGCCCTCAAGCCATCCCTTCACCCTGTCAAGCCCCACGCGGTGAAGCTCCACAAGCGCGCGCCCGTTATGGAGGCTTCCCTCGGAGACCAGCAGAATGTCCCTGTCCACGGGCAGCACCCAGCCGGAGAAAGTCGGGAAGTTCCCTGCAATGTCTATATTCAGCGCGCCGGGGATATGCTGCCCGCCGAATGCGGCGGCGCTGCGTATGTCAAGCACGAGGGCGCCCTCCTTAATAGCTTCATTGAATGATCCCGGTGCCATGGCGCGGGGGGGTGGAAGCGATTCCAGCAGCTCGGGGCCTTTCCCGTTTGTTGCAGAGCAGCGCTTGAAATGGTCGGGCGCCGCGGGCATCTCGGCAAGAAGGAAACGCTTGAAGGTCTCGAGATTGTCTGCGAGGAGCGAAGGGTTGTAGCGGCGCTCATAGCCTATCGTGGAGCTTCTCTTGGCGCTCAGGGCCTTGCCGCAGAGGGAGCCTGCGCCGTGGGCGGGGTATACCTCGACAAAATCGGGGAGCTCCATTATCTTCCCGAGGCTCAGGAAAAGCTTGCCGGCTAGCTCGTCGGCCATCCCGGGGAAGAGGTCGGGCCTCCCCACGTCGCCCACAAAGAGCGTGTCGCCGGAGAAGATGCCCACGGGCTCGCTTCCCCTTGAGCGGTCCGTCACTATGTAGCAGACATGCTCAGGCGTGTGGCCCGGTGTCTCTATCACCTTTATCTTCAGGTGCTCCAGCTCGAATTCGTCGCCTTCGCCCACGGCCGTATGGGGAAAAGAGCACTGTGCCGACCGGGGGGCGATGATTGTTGCCCCGGTCCTCTTCGCAAGCTCCAGGTGCCCCGAGACAAAGTCGGCATGGAGATGGGTCTCCAGGATGTGGGTGATGGTGTACCCCATGGCATCGGCTGCCTCGAGGTACTCTTCCACGTCTCTTTTTGGGTCAATGACGGCACATTGCTGTTTTCCGCCCATGATATAGGAGACATGGGCAAGGCCCTTGACAAAGAATGAATGGACAAACATCGTCTCACCTCCCTGTTAAGAATAAGTATTATTTAGACAGTAGCGGGGGCAGATCCTTCTCTTGCCGGGCCTTCCTCGCAATCAGCATCTTGTGAGCGCTCACCGCCGGAATCACAAGGAAGGAGATCAGGAGCACATCGAGCCATATCACGGCGGGAAGGGGGGCGCTCCCGAAGAGGGCGTTCATGAAAGGCAGGTACGTGAAGCCGAGCTGCAGCAGCACCGCAAGAAAAACCCCAATCCACACGTAAGGGTTGGAAAAGAGCCCCAGCTTCCAGACGGGCACCCGTTCCGACCGGGCCGAGAAAAGGTAGAAGATCTCGAAGCCCACGATGGCGGCCACGGCAGCCGTGCGGGCCTCCTCTATGGTCACGCCTTTCCTGGTATAGTCCAGCTCGAAGATAAGAAAGGTCCCTGCCACGATGCAGAAGGTCACCAGCATGATCCTGTGGAGCATGGGCTTATCAATAATGGGTGCCTCCCGGGGGCGCGGCGGCCTTGTCATGATATCTTTTTCCATGGCCTCGAAGGCCAGGGGCAGCCCCAGTGTCACGGCCGTCACCGTGTTGATCCAGAGTATCTGCACCGGCGTCACCGGCATCGTCATGCCGGTGAGGAGGGCGGCGACTATGATGAGCCCCTCGCCGAGGTTCGTCGGAAGGATCCATGCCAGGGATTTCCTGAGGTTGCTGAAGACGGTGCGCCCCTCTTCGATGGCCGAGACAATGGTCGCGAAGTTGTCGTCGGCAAGCACCATGTCGGCGGCGTCCTTGGTCACGTCGGAGCCCGCGCGGCCCATGGCCACGCCTATGTCGGCTTTCTTGAGGGCCGGCGCGTCATTGACGCCGTCGCCGGTCATCGCGATGATTTTTCCCTCTTTCTGGAGCGACTCCACGAGCCTGTACTTCTGTTCAGGCGCCACGCGGGCGAATACCCGCCCTGCCCGCGCCGCCTTGTCAAACTCCCCGGCGCCGAGGGCAGCAAGCTGAGTCCCCGTGAAAGCCTCAAGGGCTTCTCCCCCCATTCCCAGGTCATGGGCGATGGCCTTCGCAGTCGCCACGTGATCCCCCGTGATCATCTTCACCTCGATGCCGGCCTTAAGGCATTCACCGACAGCTTTCACGGCCTCGGGGCGGGCAGGATCGCTCATGGCCTGGAGGCCCAGGAAGGTGAAGCCTCCAAGGGCCTTCTCATCGATACGGGAGGCATCGCTTTCGAGCTCTTTTCTGGCGAAGGCCAGCACCCTGTATCCCAGGGCCGCGCGCTCATCGGCAAAAAGGAGCACCTCTTCCTTTTCGAGGGCTTCCTCCCCTTTTTCCATGAGCCTTGCGGAGCAGAGGCCCAGGATCTGCTCCACCGACCCCTTGGCATATATGACTCTGGTGCCGCCGGGGGTTCCGTGAAGGGTGGCCATGAGCATCCTGGAGGAGTCGAAGGGCAGCAGGTCCACCCTTGGATACTGTCCATATTCACCGGCGGTGAGACCTCCTTTGTAAGCCGCCGCGATGAGGGCCGCCTCGGTGGGATCTCCCACGGCCCTCCATTCCCCATCGTGCTCCTCGAGGGACGAGGTGGTGCAGAGAAGTCCGCAGCGCAGCGTTTCAAGCAGCACCCCCGGCAGGGCTGATTCCTTATGGTGCTCTCCTTCTTCGACGACGCAGCAGTGGCGGGGGTTGTACCCGATGCCGCCAAGCTCGAAATGCCTGCCTCCGGCGCTCACATGCTTCACCGTCATCTCATTGGTGGTGAGAGTTCCTGTCTTGTCGGAGCAGATTACCGAGACGCTTCCCAGGGTCTCCACCGAGGGAAGGTTTCTTATGATGGCGTTCCTTGCCGCCATGCGTCTCACACCCACCGCAAGGATGATGGTCACCACTGCCGGCAGCCCCTCGGGGATGAGGGCCACGGCGATTGCCACCGAGGCGTTGAACATCCCGGCAGGCCTGTGCCCCATGGCCATCGCGACCGCAAAGAGGACAAGACAGAAGATCAGCACGACCACCGAGAGCTGCATGGAGAGGCCTTTCAGCTTCATGGTGAGGGGCGTCTCCATGGCAGGCGCTTGCAAGATGAGGCCTGATATCTTCCCGATCTCGGTGCTGATTCCCGTGGCGGTCACGATGCCCCTCGCAGAGCCTGCCACGAGGAGGGTCCCCGAGTAGGCCATGGAAGTCCGCTCAGCCACCGGCTCGGCCTCCGCCGAGGGCGCGGTGGCCTTCAGGACGGGCAGGGACTCGCCGGTGAGGACGGACTCGTTCACCGAGGCTCCATTCACTTCCGTGAGCCTTATGTCGGCGGGGATCCGGTCGCCGCTCTCAAGCGCCACGAGATCTCCCGGCACGAGCTCGCGTGCCGCCTTTATCTGGAGCGCCCCGCCCCTGATGACCCTTGCCTCGTGGCTGAGCATCTTTGAAAGGGACTCTATGGCATTCTCGGCACGCTCCTCCTGGACAAAGCCGATCACGGCGTTTGCCAGAATCACAATGCCTATCACAAGGGCATCCACGGGGTGCTTGAGAAAGACCGTCACCAGCGCCGAGGCGATGAGCACTATCACGAGGGGGTTGGTGAACTGCGAGAGAAACAAAACCACGAGGCTCTTCCGTTTCCCCCTGGGGACCTCGTTGGCGCCGTAATGAAGAAGCCTTTTCCCGGCCTCTTCCGGGGAAAGGCCGTCGGTCCCGCTTGCGCCAAGCAAGGCAAGGACTTTTTCCACCGCGAGACCGTGCCACGGGGTATCCTTGGCAGATCCCGCCTTCTCTTCACCTGGTGCATCACTCATCCAAGCCTCCCCTATGAAGCCTGGCGCCTCTCGAGGGTCCGCCTGCAGGCGCCGCCATTTTCTGCTCTTCATATACGCCCATGGAGCCCCGTTATCCTCCTGGGGGGCTTCCAATCCATCTGGCAGAAAGCTGCCATTCCCTATAGTGTTGGCGGTTTCACCATCAAATCAAAAAGGCAGGGAAAGGCTTCCCTGTCCTCGTGGCCTGCGCGGCTCCGGCTTCACTGTCAGAAGGTGTACCAGCCGCCCTCCGGCTCGGCCACATCCTGTTTGATGACGTCCCGGAGGTTCTGTTTCCAGTTCACGGCGTTGTCAAAGGCCGAGATGGGATCGCGGTTTACAATGTCCATCAGGTCGGGGAGATCCCTGGTGGGCCCCAGGTCATACCATTCGTTGAACTCTGCCTCGGTGGCGAAGCCCCCCGCCCACTGCGACATCCACCACCCGTAGCTCTTCCCGAAGGGGGTGAGGCTCCCGTCGTCGAGCTTCCGGAATCTCTCGAAATCCTGCGAGTGCTCCCACAGGTGAATTTCGGCAGTCTCCGCAAGGAGGGCCGTGGTGAGGACATCAATCACCTCATCCTGATCAACATGCTCCGCGGCGTTACCGGCCGAGTTCACAAGGTCTGTCACTATCCCTATAAGCTCTGTCATTTTTTTCCACCCTCTTTCTTTTCACCATGCATCCGAAGCCGGCGCCGCTCATCACGCCGAGAAGGAGCCAGTCAGAGAGGGTAAGCCCCCTCCCGGTTCTGCGGTAAAGAATGTATGCCGTTAAAGCCACGACAGCGAACTTAAGAAATTCCTCCAAGGGAGGGGCGACAAAGGAGCTGTAGAGAAGGCTGTCGGGCCTGATCTTCAGCAGGAAGCCAAAAAGCCCTTTCCCTATAAGAAGAGTTATGCCGGTGGCAAACAAAATGCTTCTCGTGAAAGCCTTTGTGGCGAACCACGCGGTAATCGATCTGGTAAAAAGGGTCAGAATGATGATCTCCGCGACAAAGACCGCTTCAGGAACGATATAGCGGGGAGCGCTCACGAAAAGTCGGAGCACGAGGTATGAGAAGGAAGCAATCGAGACTGTCATAAGCACCTTTGAGAGCTTCCCGTCCCTGCGGGCCCCTGGCTTTCCGCCACCCATGGCTCCTGCGGGCTTCTCAATGCTGCCCGGTGCCTTATCCCGCATCATCTCGGCAGGTTTCTCATGGCTGTCCTCTGTCTTTTCCTGCCCTTCCCCCGCGGCCTCTTCATGGGTATCTGGCCCTGCGGAGTGCCCTCCCTCAGGAGTGTTTTCCCTTAAACCCGGCTCCTGGTTTTCTGCCCCTTGATTCTTCATTGTCTTCACCTTCCCCGGCGCTATGGTTCCACTTCTATCTTATACCAAGGACAAAGGCTTTTCTGTACGTCTTTATACGGTGGAAGGCGACGGGGGAGGGGAGACAATGTTTCAATAATCGACTCAACTTTATTGTAAAAATATATTGACAAATCATTATGATTATAATATAATAACTATGAAAATAAACACTCATGCATGGCACAGAGGTGCCCGTGCAAAAAATCAATGAAAGAAGGAGGTTGAGTGGTATGCGTTCACTTATCAGGAGAAGAGCGGAAAATGCCCCGGCGGCCCTTGAAGCCCTGTGGCCCTTCAGGGATATGTGGGATGCCATGGGCAGGATGGAAAAGAGCTTCGCCGATATCTTCGGCGACAAGGTGCCCGCCATGGCGGGAGAAGGGATGGCGGGCCCGGCCATTGACCTCTACAAGGAAGGTGAGAGCTACGTCATCGAGGCTGCCATTCCCGGCGTGAAAAAGGAGGATTTCCAGATTCATGCCGCAGAGGACGCGATCACCATCTCAGGTGAGCACAAGGACGAGAGAAAGATTGAAGAGAAGAACATGTACTGGAAGGAAATCAGGAGAGGCTCCTTCCAGCGGACCATCACTTTCCAGGAGCCCATAAAGAGCGGCGAGGTGAAGGCCTCTTACAAGGACGGCATCCTGAAGGTCACCCTGCCCCTCGAGGCGCCGAAGAAGAGTGAGCAGATAAAGGTGAACATAGAGTAACAGAGCTGAGTGTCTGTCATAAGAGAAGTAGCGCCTGGAAGCCTTGAGCAGGGAGGCGCTGTTTCTCTTTCAAGGCTCGTCGTGACGCCTTATTTCGTAAATACCCTTTCAGCGGTAACAGTTCCCTTCTCAAGGTCTATCAGTGATGCCTTCAGGGAGCGCTCCGACGTCTTCACCACGGCGAAGCTCGGGGGATGGCCCTTTTTGTCATCGGGTTTCAGGTGTCCCGGGTTGATGAAGATGATGCCTTCCTCCTCGGAGATCCCGGGGATATGGGTGTGGCCGAAGAGCACCGCGTCGATTTCCCTGTTTTTTGCCGCATCATGAGGGTTTATGTCGCCGGGAAGATCGTGCTCATGGGCCGTTTTTGTGTGGGTGACAAGAAATCTCCACCCGTCGAACAGCACAATACGGCGGTTCGCGATTGAACTCTTCTCATAAGCGGCTTCATAAACCCCGGGGACTTCTATCACCCTGCAGCCCCTGCCTTTCAGGACCTCTGCTTCTATTGAGTCGTCTCCCAGGTGGATAATGACCTCGGCGTGGTAAGTGTCTCTCAGCATGGTGCCTGCTTTTTTAAGAAGGGGGAGATTCCCATGGCTGTCGCTCATCACGCCAATATTCATGAGCCTGTTGCACCTTTCCGGGGCTTTATTAAGTCATCAGAAAATCCCTGATCGCCTGCCTTTTCCGGCCCCCGAATGCTGCGGTCCATAGTCCCCACCTCCATGGGGTACTTCGCCGGGGCACTTCTTTTTCCCGCAGCTTTGAAAAGAATAATAGTGCTCAGGCTTTTTCAGTGTCAGCGAACCTCCGCCGAAGGAAAATTCCTTTGCTTTTCCTCGTCGCGGCCGGCAATGGGGTGCTTTGCCGGTAGGCTCAACCATTCCACGTGGATTTGCAGAGAAGCGTGATAAATATTTCATTGATGGAATGTTTATCTGAAAATGTTCATCTTATGCAGATGGCACTAAAGCTCTGTTTTTATCTGGCGGCGAGAAAGAACAGGGTGATATGTGGCTGCATGTAAAGTTGAGAATCTGTTAAAAGAAACCGCTGTATTGTAAAAGAAGAGAGGGCCCCCATATCTCTCGGGCAGCATATTCCCGCAGTGCTGGAAAAATCCCGGGAAGGAAATCGGGATCGAGAGGAGAACAATGTGGAAGTTTTTCAGTCCAGACATCGCAGAGGAGGAACTCATGAAAATAGCAGTATTAGGTGCAGGATTAGTGGGAAGCGCCATTGTGAAGGACCTGGCTTCAGAGCCTGGATATCATATAAAGGCCATCGACGTGAATCAGCAGATCCTCGAAAGGCTCAGGGTTGAAGCTTCGGTGGAAGTCGAGCAGGCCGATATCAGGCAGGAGGGAAAAGTAGCCGCGCTTGTAGCCGGGAGTGATCTCGTGATAAATGCCGTTCCAGGTTTCATGGGATTCGATACCTTGAAAAGCATAATCGGGGCGAAGATAAATGTCGTCGATATCTGCTTTTTCCCTGAAGATCCCTTTCTGCTTGATGAGCTTGCCAGGTCCATGGGAGTCACGGCCATAGTGGACTGCGGCGTGGCGCCGGGCTTCTGCAACATAATACTTGGCTCCCTGAGCAGCTCTCTTGATGAGATCACTTCTTACACCTGCTATGTGGGAGGCCTGCCCCAGGTGCGCATGCTTCCCTACCAGTACAAGGCTGCTTTCTCTCCCATCGATGTTCTGGAGGAATATACCCGGCCTGCACGGTTCGTCGAGTACGGGCAGCAGGTGGTCCGGCCCGCCCTCTCGGACCCCGAGATGATCGACTTTCAAGGGGTGGGGACCCTCGAGGCTTTCAATACCGACGGCCTTC
This is a stretch of genomic DNA from Candidatus Eremiobacterota bacterium. It encodes these proteins:
- a CDS encoding MBL fold metallo-hydrolase, translating into MFVHSFFVKGLAHVSYIMGGKQQCAVIDPKRDVEEYLEAADAMGYTITHILETHLHADFVSGHLELAKRTGATIIAPRSAQCSFPHTAVGEGDEFELEHLKIKVIETPGHTPEHVCYIVTDRSRGSEPVGIFSGDTLFVGDVGRPDLFPGMADELAGKLFLSLGKIMELPDFVEVYPAHGAGSLCGKALSAKRSSTIGYERRYNPSLLADNLETFKRFLLAEMPAAPDHFKRCSATNGKGPELLESLPPPRAMAPGSFNEAIKEGALVLDIRSAAAFGGQHIPGALNIDIAGNFPTFSGWVLPVDRDILLVSEGSLHNGRALVELHRVGLDRVKGWLEGGMAAWAMAGLPMASVKQVPVHALRTMLEKGGFTLLDVRAQREYEQLHIEGTLHMPAPDTRERYREIPPGPVVCICNSGHRSSLAASILLSRGLTDVAQVPGGMMGWAAAGFSGECELCQNVHGPKTGQKDLSKAR
- a CDS encoding HAD-IC family P-type ATPase: MSDAPGEEKAGSAKDTPWHGLAVEKVLALLGASGTDGLSPEEAGKRLLHYGANEVPRGKRKSLVVLFLSQFTNPLVIVLIASALVTVFLKHPVDALVIGIVILANAVIGFVQEERAENAIESLSKMLSHEARVIRGGALQIKAARELVPGDLVALESGDRIPADIRLTEVNGASVNESVLTGESLPVLKATAPSAEAEPVAERTSMAYSGTLLVAGSARGIVTATGISTEIGKISGLILQAPAMETPLTMKLKGLSMQLSVVVLIFCLVLFAVAMAMGHRPAGMFNASVAIAVALIPEGLPAVVTIILAVGVRRMAARNAIIRNLPSVETLGSVSVICSDKTGTLTTNEMTVKHVSAGGRHFELGGIGYNPRHCCVVEEGEHHKESALPGVLLETLRCGLLCTTSSLEEHDGEWRAVGDPTEAALIAAAYKGGLTAGEYGQYPRVDLLPFDSSRMLMATLHGTPGGTRVIYAKGSVEQILGLCSARLMEKGEEALEKEEVLLFADERAALGYRVLAFARKELESDASRIDEKALGGFTFLGLQAMSDPARPEAVKAVGECLKAGIEVKMITGDHVATAKAIAHDLGMGGEALEAFTGTQLAALGAGEFDKAARAGRVFARVAPEQKYRLVESLQKEGKIIAMTGDGVNDAPALKKADIGVAMGRAGSDVTKDAADMVLADDNFATIVSAIEEGRTVFSNLRKSLAWILPTNLGEGLIIVAALLTGMTMPVTPVQILWINTVTAVTLGLPLAFEAMEKDIMTRPPRPREAPIIDKPMLHRIMLVTFCIVAGTFLIFELDYTRKGVTIEEARTAAVAAIVGFEIFYLFSARSERVPVWKLGLFSNPYVWIGVFLAVLLQLGFTYLPFMNALFGSAPLPAVIWLDVLLISFLVIPAVSAHKMLIARKARQEKDLPPLLSK
- a CDS encoding PrsW family glutamic-type intramembrane protease, which translates into the protein MKNQGAENQEPGLRENTPEGGHSAGPDTHEEAAGEGQEKTEDSHEKPAEMMRDKAPGSIEKPAGAMGGGKPGARRDGKLSKVLMTVSIASFSYLVLRLFVSAPRYIVPEAVFVAEIIILTLFTRSITAWFATKAFTRSILFATGITLLIGKGLFGFLLKIRPDSLLYSSFVAPPLEEFLKFAVVALTAYILYRRTGRGLTLSDWLLLGVMSGAGFGCMVKRKRVEKNDRAYRDSDRPCELGR
- a CDS encoding Hsp20/alpha crystallin family protein, which gives rise to MRSLIRRRAENAPAALEALWPFRDMWDAMGRMEKSFADIFGDKVPAMAGEGMAGPAIDLYKEGESYVIEAAIPGVKKEDFQIHAAEDAITISGEHKDERKIEEKNMYWKEIRRGSFQRTITFQEPIKSGEVKASYKDGILKVTLPLEAPKKSEQIKVNIE
- a CDS encoding YfcE family phosphodiesterase, encoding MNIGVMSDSHGNLPLLKKAGTMLRDTYHAEVIIHLGDDSIEAEVLKGRGCRVIEVPGVYEAAYEKSSIANRRIVLFDGWRFLVTHTKTAHEHDLPGDINPHDAAKNREIDAVLFGHTHIPGISEEEGIIFINPGHLKPDDKKGHPPSFAVVKTSERSLKASLIDLEKGTVTAERVFTK
- a CDS encoding saccharopine dehydrogenase C-terminal domain-containing protein, translated to MKIAVLGAGLVGSAIVKDLASEPGYHIKAIDVNQQILERLRVEASVEVEQADIRQEGKVAALVAGSDLVINAVPGFMGFDTLKSIIGAKINVVDICFFPEDPFLLDELARSMGVTAIVDCGVAPGFCNIILGSLSSSLDEITSYTCYVGGLPQVRMLPYQYKAAFSPIDVLEEYTRPARFVEYGQQVVRPALSDPEMIDFQGVGTLEAFNTDGLRSLMQTMKIPFMKEKTLRYPGHINLMRTFREGGFFSTVPLEVKGQMVRPIDLTSKLLFEHWKFHEGEADFTIMEVIIEGNKGGRSLRYTHYLLDRFDEKTQITSMARTTGYTCTIVARQVIKGLFTQKGICPPEYIGRTAGCYDNILEEYRKRNIKVTEKVEEL